The following proteins come from a genomic window of Nicotiana tomentosiformis chromosome 12, ASM39032v3, whole genome shotgun sequence:
- the LOC138902733 gene encoding uncharacterized protein has product MAVCGAESGKMEESVKKTGGRGSGEATEGLVKIGQNVDEPGSAVEEPLADLLKKVSESYNPKNKRISKAKIPGTARANKKRKASSSDSAENPPTRGRAIRSQLKKNEADLQKALEESKRKADLVHQDKDVIEEVEVQTPKPKKAKTSTKKSISVSKSGEPSTLAKRTRSVVKTKQLKIVEEEEWSGEEEEE; this is encoded by the exons ATGGCTGTGTGTGGAGCAGAATCAGGTAAAATGGAGGAAAGTGTGAAGAAAACAGGGGGACGTGGGTCTGGCGAAGCCACTGAAGGGCTGGTTAAAATTGGGCAAaatgtagatgaacctggttcagcAGTAGAAGAACCCCTCGCAGACCTATTGAAGAAAGTGAGTGAGAGTTACAACCCAAAGAATAAGAGAATTTCCAAGGCTAAGATCCCTGGCACTGCTAGAGCTAACAAGAAAAGGAAggcttcttcttctgattctgcCGAAAATCCTCCCACAAGAGGAAGAGCCATAAGAAGCCAGCTAAAGAAAAATGAGGCAGATTTGCAAAAAGCCTTagaagaaagcaaaagaaaagCAG ATCTGGTCCATCAAGATAAAGACGTGATTGAAGAAGTGGAGGTCCAGACTCCCAAACCCAAGAAAGCCAAGACTTCCACTAAGAAGTCTATCTCTGTGTCAAAGTCTGGTGAACCATCCACCCTAGCAAAAAGGACCAGGTCTGTTGTTAAGACAAAACAATTGAAAATTGTTGAGGAAGAAGAATGGAGTGGAGAGGAAGAGGAAGAATAA